The Atribacterota bacterium genome contains the following window.
ACATTAATAAGTCGATCTAGAAATTCATACATTTTACTTTTTCGCAAAGTTACTTTACAACCTACCGGCATTCCTTTTCTAATAGAAAAATTAGAAATTGATTTGCTCGATTTTGTAATTATTGGTCTTTGACCGGTAATAATTGAAATAACTTCAGTTGCTTCTTCTACAATTTTTGCATCTTCTCTTGCCTTACCAAGTCCCATATTTATAACAATTTTTTCTATTTTTGGTACTGCCATTTTATTATTATAATTGAATTTTTTCATCATCGATGGAATAACTTCTTGTTCATATTTTTCTTTTAGCCTGAGTATCACTATGTTTACCCTCCTAGACCTTATCAATAATTTCTCCACATTTTTTACACACTCGAACCTTTTTTCCTTCCTTCGTCAATCCATGCTTAGTACCGGTCGATTTATTACATTTATTGCACACTAAGCGTATATTGGATATATCAATAGGACCTTCTTGTCTAATAATTCCACCCTGTGGTGCTTTCTGAGTAGGTTTCATATGTTTTTTTAGTAAATTTACTCCTTCAATAATTACTCTTTTTTTCAGAGGAAATACTTCAATAATCTTTCCATGTTTTCCTTTGTCTTCACCACAGATAATCACAACATTGTCTCCCTTTTTGAGCTTTGCCATTACTTTTGACATCATTATTCTCCTTTCTAAAAAGTTACAAAACTTCAGGAGC
Protein-coding sequences here:
- the rplE gene encoding 50S ribosomal protein L5; its protein translation is MLRLKEKYEQEVIPSMMKKFNYNNKMAVPKIEKIVINMGLGKAREDAKIVEEATEVISIITGQRPIITKSSKSISNFSIRKGMPVGCKVTLRKSKMYEFLDRLINVALARIRDFQGTSPNSFDGRGSYTLGIKEQLIFPEIDFDKVKTTLGMNITIVTNAKNDEEAKELLSLVGMPFKKDE
- the rplX gene encoding 50S ribosomal protein L24 yields the protein MSKVMAKLKKGDNVVIICGEDKGKHGKIIEVFPLKKRVIIEGVNLLKKHMKPTQKAPQGGIIRQEGPIDISNIRLVCNKCNKSTGTKHGLTKEGKKVRVCKKCGEIIDKV